The genomic DNA ATAACTGCTTCAGGTATCATACtgtcaaagatttaaaaaacccTCCTTTAAGAATTTTTAGTTTTAGTTCAAGACGAACTTAAATGCAAAGGTTTTGACATTTTGGTACGTATTTATATTAAAACTTAAATACCACTCCTTCCTACATGTCGCAGATAAGACACGTCAAGCAGTCAGTCAGCCTAGTTCAGTACAAAGACTGTGTGGGAAACATGGCAAAGAGTGGGTAGGGAGCCAAAAGTGAAAAGGTAAGCCAACCAGCACATCTACATCTTACTATTTAACAAGTTAGTGTATATTTTACACTTCACATATATGATAGACGAATATGGATAAAAGTTATAGTTATATGCTTGACTATTTCTTGACTTGGGTCTGTTTCCAAATAACCACAAGAACTTCAGGAACTCCTTGTGGCCAACAAATTGTCCACAATAGTACAGAGGTTTATGGAGAGTAGAGATGGGCATGGTTACTGGTACTTATCGGTACGACTGTGTATTATTTGTCTCAAAAAACGTGCGTGATTGCATGTGGACAGAGGAGCAGAACTGACATGAAAACAGTAATTTTATCCTGAATCCTGATATATATCTGTAGGAAACAACCCTCAGGTATATCACTGACTATAATAAACAGTattctaaaatataaaatctaCAGGAAAAGAAAGCTGAAACTGTTGATCCAGTTTTATACCcagaggagcagagtgtgtcCATGAGCTTAAGGGTATTCTTGGTGCTGGTAAATCACTTACCGGAACCAAAAAGTTCTGGTTTTCAGCAATCCAAAAATAGGTACTTACCAAAACAAAAGTAGAATTGCGGGAAAAGGACACCACATTTTGCATGTGCAACACCAAATTAAATAAAGTTGGGACATTGTGtagatgtaaataaaaactgaatgtgatgatttgcaaaacatgGAAAGCCCAGATTTAactgaaaatagcacaaagacaacatgtcaacTGAAACTGAGAGAAGTCACTGTTTTTTGGAATATGCCCCAATTTGAATATGATGCCagcaatacatttcaaaaaggATGGAGCAGGGTCATGTTTACCTCTCTGttgcatcactttttcttttcacaaggagaagaaactgaagagagCAACTTCTGTCATTTTTAAGAGGAATGTTTTACCGTCCATGCTTAATGTAGGATTACAACTGTTGAACAGTTCAGGGTCTCCTTTGTCTTATTTCACGCTTCATAATGCTCTAAAGATTTTCATTGGGGGACAAGTCAGGACCGCAAGGAAAAACCAGCTCATCAGCCAGGCTCTTTTACTACAAAGCCATGCTGTTGTAGTACATCCAGAATGTGGTTTGGCATTACTTTACTGAACTAAAGGAAGGCCTTCAGAGAATAGGACGTTATCGTATGGCAGCATTTGTCACTGCAAAACCTGTATATACTGCTCAGCTTTAATACCAATGCTATGTAGACTAATGCACCCCCATAATAGGGATGTTCCTGGCGACTGATTTCCAAGTCGGTTAAAAgtcaatttaaattcagactgtATGACTTATCTAAGGTAAgaaacaatcagaaaacagtaaaaatcaaatcaaagagcATCAGAGCTCGCGACAGATTTTGACTTTGCCTCGGTCTGTGAACACAGTTTGTCACTGCAGTCACAAATGTTAGCTGAAACACTTCCATGCAGAGAGGAAACCGTCTATTAACCAGATCCACAATGGACTATGTTTTTCGGAAATGAAACTATTTTCCAGCACAGTGTTTCACAGAGTGTTGAACGGAAATTGCTCTGGTAGCTGGAGCGGTGCCAGGGTGCCCCTTGAGCAAGATATCGGACCCCCAACCGCTGgtgtgctccctgtgtagcagtgtgtagcagccccactctgacatctctccactaatgcatgtccacgggtgctgtttgtgcatgtgtgtgtgagaagcatgtctctcaatagcagagtgtaaacctgaatttccctcagggattaaaaaagtatttcaaaatcatATCAAAAATCAAACCTCCCTGTCCTTACTTCAGACAGTCTATGCATCTCTGGGATGCTCTTTTAATACCCAATCATTTTACTAATCTGTTGCAAGTTACCTCTAAAATGTTCCATCAGgtgttttcacatcttttccagtcttttgttGCCACTGccctgacttttttaaaacatgttgtcggcatcaaattcaaattagatatctcattttcaaaaaaacaacatttgtttccacatttgttatgttttcttAGTGCTATTTTCTATCAGTTatggggtttcaatgttttgaaagtcatcacattctgttttgaattacattttacacaatgtgCAAACTTTTTGAATTTGAGGTTGTATTACATGATAGGAAATTAGGTATTGGTGTCTTACCGGTTGGCCCTCCACAGGTGGTTCCTCCACAGACCCTTCACCATTTGCGGGCTGGTTGCCCCCTAGATCCccatcatgaaaaaaaagaaaaacagaaggaaaGAATAGAGACTTTCAGGGCGGCAGTTTTAGAAATATTGCATACCATCACAGTGTGTataaaaccaaatgaaaaatggaaTCTTATTTTTCACCTTTCTATTTGACTTGTTATCTGAGAACGCAAGTAGAAatcatagacacacacaaaccacaacaaGCTCATGTGACAGAAAGGTATGTTTTCCTGtgccataaataaatatttatatagtCAAATGCATTGTGACAAACACCTGCTGCAGAAGGAAGACTTTCTTCATGGTGCTCTGTCCCCTCTTCCAAAGGCTTCAGGGTTTCAGCTACAGTCTCCTATGACAAACAACAGACATTACAACAATCAAGAAAGATAGTGGCTCAGTAACAATGTCTTCATTAACAGCTACTGCCTGGGGGCCGATTAAGCAAGGCATGTATAACTAGCCCTAGTGCTGTTAAGCCAGTCAGACACTCTGTCTCCTTTTGTCTTTATGATTGAACTATTATTATTAAGTCTTACATCATAAACCTACTTCTCGCATTAAGATGGcccaaaagaaaatcaattagGACAGacaatttgctttttttttttaaagtcattttcagtgagGTCATGCACAGTTGCTCCACATGCTCTATGAAGAGTTGCGCTACCTCAGGAGTGAGGATGGTCCAGCTGTTGTTAGTACTGCTGCCCCCAGACATGGCCCCCTAGAGGCTTTGCCTGTCTCCTGCAACACAAGAGGAACATACAGAGCAGAATACATGATCCGCAGTAGTCGACaagaacaaatcaaacagattAATGTCCTTGACATTCACgcctttgtgtctttgtgtcctcTGCCTTTAAGCTGGCTGTGTATTTTTCCAATAAGGTTCATTCTTAATTTTAAAGATGGCAGAGTTGGAAAACAGGATCtgatttgatatttaaaaaaaaactgttatacTGAAGTGACAGCTAACAACACTAAGATGTCAGGTGAGTCTGCCACTAGCCCACAATTACTTTGAAAGAATGACGCAGCTAAGATACATTTGCATCCTCTGTTTGCACATGCACAGTATTTGAATACATGCTGTTGCTATTCAGCCTCACCCATTATGCCAATAAAAGAACCTACTGTAACCTGTTGCTAAcactttgctgtgtgtgtgtgtgtgtgtgtgtgtgtgtgtgtgtgtgtgtgtgtgtgtgtgtgtgtgtgtgtgtgtgtgtgtgtgtgtgtgtgtgtgtgtgtgtgtgtgtgtgtgtgtgtgtgtgagtgtgtgtgtgtgtgtgtgtgtgcgagagcaGGAAGTCCTGGTTCCAGGGACAATTCAGTTCTTCATtagtagtttgtgtgtgttgtggggcTTTTGGTCACCCTGGCTTTTGACTATCCCAGAAAATGTTTTGGCAGAGACACGGGTAACTATGGCCAGCACCGTTCTAAAGATACAGACAGCAGAATGGGCCGTctattttaaaagttacttcTCTGTTAATATACGCCCATAAAATACCACATTATAGCTTAAAATACACCCATTACTACATGAAAATGACTAAGAAATCCAAAGTTTACAGTTAGATAAACTATTTCCTTTAATCTTCACTTACAGTCAGGATCACTCAACAAGCATCATAGATTTCAATTTCTCCATCTGCTCACATACACAAGTATAACATCTTTCCATTTAAATAGAACAGGATGACAAAACAGAGAtgcatgtattttatgtttagTCTGGCTCACTTCAGTGGATGCAGAAAGAACTAACCACTTAAGTTAACACCACACCGTCTGGGTAATGACACACTTCAATCCCCAAATTCAATTCTCTCCCAGCTCCGCAATTTAGGTCTTCTAATCGAGCGCTTCCCAAGAGAGGTCTGCTGAATCTAGCCTAAGGCCCTGGGAGCATTGTGCAGCATATAGTGGAATGGCTTAAATAGATAGCGGCTAAATATAGCTGCCATGAGATTGACTAGAGACAGGAAGAAGGAGCGTACAGAAGATAGCCAAATTGGAACAAAACGCAGGAAGCAATGTTTTCAGAGGACAGTGTTTAAAAGGACTATTCTACATGCTCAAAGGAGATGGCTTTtgacagagaataaaaaagtattAATCTCTGGTAGGCCCTATTGTATTCTCTGGTCTCTATAAGTGAACTTGTAAAGCTTTACATCACATCTTAAACTTTCTCATTTCATACCTGACATACTACCTGATCTCAGTTTATACGTTTTCATATAAACAGTGATCTGTTTCCAGTTGAGCAAGCCTAATGTGTCACTTAAAATTGTACACAGCAATTGAGGCCACGTTagtattttcttttataaagcAAAAGATATGATAACAGACCCGGGTTTGATCGTGTTATCTGACTCAGGAAGAAATTACCAAAAAAGGTAAAGAGAATAAAGTGCAGGACAGGCAGGCCATTAGAAAAGCAATGTAGGCTGCCAGCGAAAACACCATAAGGAGCTTGTTCTCAAGAGTTCTCAAACAGGACAACCACCACAACAGTCAGCATATCAAATCACTATATACAGTGAAACAGCATCTTTTAGCTGGTAGGGGAAATGTCAAGGCAACTGGGTTAATGAAAAAAACTTAGTACCGAGTAGCCTACAGTAGGCTTACCAGAATTAAACTAagaaatataacatttagaCGCCATAATGACCAATGATAGTAAGATTAAATCACAGAACTGTTCAGCTGGCAGGTTAAGAGTCAGCATAAGACATTAATTCAAAACTTTCAACCGTGAATACAGTCAACTGAGCAACCAGGAAAAGTGAGTTAAAGCGACGCTGTCaacgcaacaaaaaaaaagtagccaaCAACAAAAGAATGACGTTATAGCTTTGAAAGAATAAGCTTTCAGGGGGGATATTTAGGTCAATCTTACCGTGTTCCGCTGCTTCACTTGAGACTCCACAGTCAGTCAAGGATACAGAACCAGAAGAAACACTTCTGAATCTTGACATCCAACTTTGGAACATAAAGCGTGCCTCCTGAAGTTGCATGATTGACGTGCCTCTTGTCCATTCAGAAGACAGCGTTTGCTGCAGTCCAGCCCCTTGCTTCCCAGCTCGACCAATGGCAATGGGGCGCCACTGTCCCTCAGTGGGACgcttacagtctatggtgggaaGGGGTCCAAGATGATTGACACACGCAGGTGATGGTGCGTATGTAAAACATACATCTCACAtaggttatgtttttttttttacacacctCCAGTcctcagcattttatactggtagTCCTCGGGGTTGGGTTTATTCCAGGAGGTTGATATGTTGGTCACAATATCCCCCTCCCACACAAATATATTATTAGGCTGTATAGTATGACTTACAACACATAGGCCTACATTATAAACTATGTCAAATagaataaatactaaatatcaTCCAATTCAAACCACAAACTAAATCATTCTTTTAGCTGTACATAGTACATTTACTATAATATTAATgacaacaaaatgaacaaaattgCAGACATAAAGGTAATTTTTTTTCTATACattatttcctttatttatgCACACCAGTGTTTGTTGTACAGTGTTCATCAGGGGTGAGATTCCTTAAAATCCGAGGAAGAATGCAGGAAACTCTAACCCAGTCATCATTTGTTGCATTtggaaatgtgtctgtgtgtttactttttgattGGAACCCAAGGGGAGAATCctttaaacactgaaaaacaacaaaacagaaaaaaaaactcatcacacagcattaaaaaaaacaacaacaacaaaagcctCTCATTGTCAAgcttacattttaatattgagGATCTGACTTATTACATACATTTAATCtaaattatttaacattttttacactCAAATGGTAATTTGTGGTAAGATGATAAAGGACACATACCTTCCAATGCGTTGCCAGCAGTGCTTATCAAACACTCAATTTCTGATTTCTGAAAAGGTTGTTGAAACCAAACTCAACcgaagaaaaaatagaaagaaaatcaaTGCTTGACCACTTGATCTATCTTtgtctcagtctctcagtcCAGGATCTCTTTGATGCAccagcagcacagcaggaaataGAGGCACTCCTTAACAGACTGGATGAAACCATAAGCAACGTTTCCCCCCAGGAAGTTTTTGCCTTGTCCCAGACCCATGGCCATGTCCCTCAGGTGCTGtcccagagaggaagaaggcATGGCCTGGGGAAGAGGGCGCTGGGGATGCATGGCTCTGGAGAGGAAAATTGAGCGACCAGGCAGAGGCAAAAAACACGAGGGCAGTCGCTGAGAAGTAGATGATGTCTGACTGGGCCCGTGCAACAGCTGAGTTCTGGCTCAGTTAGCCCCTGTACTTATAACCTCCTACACTGAATACATGAACGTCCTGCTTTTTCTGGACTGTTCCCTGCTTTCAAACATCTGCTGATTGATTAAGGGCCTTGTTTACCTTTGTATTGCACTGTTCCCCTCTGTTGCATAGTACAATCCCCCTATAGGCTCTAATAATCCCTGATTCAGCCCCCTACTGTTACAGGCTcatcttttcaaaaacaagagaGTTCCAGTAGCTCCAGTACACCCCACCCACTCACCCAACTGCATCCCACTCTTTGTTCAGGACAGTATGTGACAGACCACCATACCTTCTAgctgtgtgtgctttgttttgAATGATGAATTTTTCATcaggtttttttccctctgtattttggaagaaaaataaaagggtACTATCAAAGTAAATCAACAAGGGAATAAATACCCTGTGTAAATTCACACTTAGTTTAACAAAAGCCAAACTGACAAAGATAGACgaatgatatatttatttatatatgcaATGTATATTTTCAGATACAGATGTAAACCAACATGTTtccctacaaaaaaaaaagtattaaaacaaaaacatatacaAAGTAAAAATCAATATCTGTGCACGCTATTCAAAAGTAACCTTTggctttcaaaaacacaaattaaaaagtaCAACAGCATCATCAACACAATATCACCACCACCgacaacaaacaagaaaaaggaTTTTCATGCAACAAAGGCATCTGTGATAAGCTATGATTACACAGGACCAGTTCACTAAAGATGGCGAGGAGCAGGTGGGTCTGtttcaggacacacacacacacacacacacacacacacacacacacacacacacacacacacacacacacacacacacacacacacacacacacacacacacacacacacacacacacacacacacacacacacacacacacacacacacacacacacacacacacacacacacacacacacacacacacacacacacacacacacacacacacacacacacacacaggcatgtgCAGTAGTAGCAGAACTTAAAGCTCTAGTTTTCCTATCTTTGACCTACAAACACCTGAACAggcatgggtgtgtgtgtgtctcaatgacccagctgtcactcaaacatgtgtgtgtgcatgttacaTTACATATGAGATTACCACTTTGGGGTCTCAGCACTAGATGACAGGTTTCAAAGATACCTTCATGGGTTTAAAGAGTTTGGCCTTGATCTTTTTGACACGTTTGGTTTTCTCTAAGAAGAGCTACCTCAGTGCTGTGCGGTCTGGCGCTGTGTTACTTATCATTAAATACacaattacaaaaacaataatCCAACACTAATCTGACCAGTCATAGGTCGATGGTATTTACAGATGGTCAAGAATTTTCCCCCCTCAATGGTGACATCAAGTATCTGTGACTTAAAAGCTGAATGCAAGGATGTGCATCAGAAGAGATTGCCATCACTGGATCTGTTAACGTGTGTTTGTTGGGAGTGTCGTTTTTGCAGAGTCTCTGTTTAACTGAGAGGCTTGAGTAGGATTCTCCTGTAGTAAACTACATTTGAATTAAGTACACAAGGTGACTGCATTGAAGTGACGTGACTGCATTGAAGAAACAAGGCACGattaataaagacattaaaaaaacaacaccatgaactgaggggggaggaggaggaggaggacagtgtGGCCTTCCTCCCCACAGATCCTAAAAGTTTGTGAAAACAACACACTGAGGAGCAACGTTTACCTTAACATTTCAGCACAAGCAATGCTCTgaaaacatgtacagtatgtcctCATGCTCTAATAGCCTCAACCCACTCTGATGATTTTAAAAGGACATTATTTcctaaagtgattaaaaaatagaGCAACAttaccaaacacaaacattatatAAACAGTTACTGCGACACACTTTGCATCATTTTTGCAGGAGGAAATCCATTGCTTAGACTATTTTTTTCTAGTTGACCACCATTTAAAGGGCACTCTGTTTACTTACCATCCTTTactttcagtcagacaactctgTAAAGATAGAACCCATAGATTGTCAATGCAAACAGATACTAAGAAGTCGATGTATGTACTAGAATGTGTACTAGATGTTGGGTTTTTAGGCCACATCAACACTCAATTTACtccaaaaatgtcctttttgctGACGTTAACCCCTCTAAAACAGTGCCCTTTCACATAAGCTCCCGACGGTGTCAGCACACAAAACAGATCACTTGATAGTCGTCATGGCTTTCTATGTTAGCGACCAAGTTCATGTTCTTTGGCATGACAGGTGGTGCAGCAGACCGCGTGTGTTGTAAAGGTATATCTGGGTTAACAAAGAGATACAGCTGCTGAGATTCTCCTGAAATCAGAGTGACCAATGAGAAATAAGTCCAAAGataagaggaaacaaaaacagaacataaaaaAGGATCATTGGCATAGCAGTCCCCAGTTTTGCATACAGGCTTTCTTTCCTCATCACCAAGTGTCACTCCAGGAGTCCGTTCATAGGTCCTTAAAGAGGGGGAGTGGTTGGGGGTTAAAATGGAACCTCCTGATTTGATTGGaagcaaactttttttaaatgcatattCACCAGGCAGGATTATGACACAGTCAGGTTTGATGCTGAAGTGCTCCAGTGACACTTGAAGGGAGTGTTTATGTTTGAACCTGGATCAGTCTCTCCAATGAATATCTGctgcctttctgtttttttttttttttgttttctttttgcctgATATGCTCCAGCAACagtctgagaagaaaaaaagtcatccTCCTGAATGTAAGAACAAAtgctcagttttttttcactttcattccCATATTTTTTGTACAGGTTTCAAtgtgttattaaaatgttaattttttttgtcttcatcccacaatatatttttttttacactaaaaaaaaaaaattgcattttttttctgccctgtTCTGAATTGAGCAAAGAGCTCCTCCCTGGTTCACAGTAGGCTGTTGAGAAAATGCAGCAGTGCTTCTCCGTTGTGGAGGGATGCGCCTGATAGTTGTTGGAGTGGAGGACTGCAGGTCACAGTTTTAGTTTCAGTTCAGTTTCAGAAAGAACAGAATATGTAGCAACAGCAGCATGAGAGAGATTTTGCagataatcttttttttcttttttggcttcCTTTGAGATGGTTTGTGAATTTGTATTCTTGTCCATGTAAAGTgtagtgttgttgtgtttttgtttttttttagctaataAAAGaatgtttgtcttgtgtttaatggctgcaggagtgtgtgtatatttggtgTAGTAGTTCATTGGTGTGTGTAATGTCAGGCTCTGCGCTCTACTGGCTGCTGCAAACACACTTCGCTACCGGCCGAAACGATGGGGAGTCTGTTGTCCATGTGGTAACTGATCAGGTGACTCACACTTTCAAAACGATGGTCTTTAGTGCGGACCTAGaaggcaaaattaaaaaaacagattaaagttGAAATAGAATCACACTAATACCACCATGTCTTTAATCCCCTAGACCCTCCCGACTTACCACTCCCTCTGGGTCGACTAGCAGCAGGTGTTTGGCCTGACCCCCCTGCTGTCCTGTGAGGACATACTGTCCCGGCGTGGTCCCAGACTCCCTCACCAGGAAGTCTCCATCGCGAGTCAGCAGTCTCTCTGCTTCCCTGCGACTTAAGCTGCCATGAAACCAGGTCTcacactgcagctgctgcacCAGAGGGGGCGCTGCTGTCACTGAACTTTGGCCACCATGCCCAGAGACCCCCAGAGCATCATCAAATGGctctggagaagaaaaaaaaaatcatttgaataaaatgtgtttttgtaattaaaaaaaaaaaatacatatatatatatatatattttgttttactaTTGTCTGAATTTCTAAGTAGAAGAAACAGTAGGCCCTTGTCCAAGTATTCTGGCAGCTGTGTGTTACTCTTGGATAGTGGACTGTGTCTTTAATGTGAAAGGCTTTACGCAGACAACCAATCATGTTACATAAAATGCCCCTGTAATGGACAAAAGCACTCTAATTCCCTTATCTTCCTCCGAGGCTGCCTTCTGTGGGCAGCTCCACTCTTCAATTAGTCCGTCATATGGAATGTACAGTACACACCACTCTGCTCGTCTCCTTAGTAACTAATTAAACCCCATTCTCTccacacagtaaaacaaaagcacatttgAGCTACTGGTaattttgattgaaaaaaacattcttacaGTCACTTACAAGAAATCACTTTatcttattttttctgtttttatttcccaaCAAGCAGGTCAGATATCCACTTCGGTGCAGTAAtatcttttcattcttttttttttgcccttgtGTAACATTCCCAACAGGCACTTACTCATGTCAAAAGCATCTCTGTGAGCATTTCCATTAGCTGCAACTGGGGGGCGGGGTTTATCCACATTGACGTATGAAGGGTCATCAAACAGTTCCCGTCCTCCTTCTTTGGCACCCACTATTACAAAGAAGACATCAGTGACCTTGGCACATATTTCGATTTCCTCATCCGCCATTAACATAATAGCAATTAATCAGCAAAGACAAGATAAAATGAAACattgaggacaaaaaaaaaagagtgtggtTTATAGAGAACGAAAGAGATACTGACAGACCGGCAGAGGAAGAGCTTACCTGGTAGGGGAGGCAGAGGCTGCTTGTGAATGTCATTCTGACCTGGCTGTCCATAAggctgcaaacaaaaacaaaaacataaacacataatgAGTCCTGCCACACAGGGACATACTGTTGTATACATATTGACAGCAATCCCatttgaaagacaaacaaatgtaaATTATAGTTTGTCCTCTACAAACAAAGTCATCCAAGCAAGATTTactgttacattttaattttctgatCTTACATTGAGACAGTTCTGGTTTGTATACTGTGTAGTTTTTAGATTCCTTTCAAGTGTATCATCCGTCAAATTCAGTAAAAGCAGTGTTAGGATGTGTTCTAGCATGTGTGAGTATCTCAtcctcctgtgtttgtgttcactgttCTCACCAGCGTTGCACCTGGGCGGGACCTCATGTCAATCAGGCCACCAGGGGGAGGCTGTTTTCCAGGGAAATTATTGTAGTAAGGGACGTCAGGAGGTGGAGCAGCctcatcatcttcttcctccCATGCAGAGCCGTCGAACGGAGCCAttctgagaggagagaaaaacaagagacacTTGAATGATGAACACAAGGAGACGCTCATATTTGAGGCTCATGTATGGCACATTTATCACATGTACCTGTCATGTGGTGTGACCAGTTTGGGAGGGTTCTTTAGGTACTGTTTAAAGCGTAGTTCAAAAGCCTGGCCGATGGTGCTGATGACTTCTTGAGCTAATCCCTCTGAACACTCCAGTATGTGACATGCTGCAGAGAAAGGAGGCACAAATGTTTCATCAGGaagctgcagcaacatgttctCAATTAAATACCTTGAAGCTGAAGAAATAAATCAACTTGCAGGcaaagtttttcatttaagCGACATTTCATTCATGTACAAGAGACTTCCCCAAGGACCAAAAGACAAGGAAAAGACAAAGTGCATGTCCTTCCCTGCAACATCTCTAGTTTTAAATCCGATTACCAAGAAAACAGAGTACAAGTTCGGACACTTATATTTTTAAGATGTACTGTAATGACATACATTTTAGCTGATCTAGGGTCTTGTAAGCAACcaaatactatatatatttcTTCACTCGACATAATTGCGTGGAAAATCAAGCCACATATTGACATATCTTAAGTATGAATAAATCAGATTCTGctctaaattaaaaacagtCCTGTTACTAGCTAAGCCAATTTAGAGATTGTACCGTTTCTTCCTTCACTCTGCAAACTCTAGTGGGCGGTGTGTCGAATTCAAAAGAGGCATTTCATTTATTGTAGGATTAGTTTATATTTCAATAGAATGGCTTGAAAGTATATAGCTGCTGAAGGTTCCATCTGAAAACCTGTTTAATCATTCGACAGGATTAAATCTGTTAAATGTCTATACTGGCCGATGCTGACTGAGTCAAGATGTCATGCAGCTGTTTCTGCTCACCTCTCTGGTTGACTGGGTCTTTGGCCACATATGCTACGTACTCGGCTGTATCCTAGGGGGAGAAAGGGGATGAGCATTATGGGAGAAGGGGTAGGAAAAAATTGGAAGCAGGAAAAAGTGAAGGGCAGGTTAAGGATAGAAAGGTTTT from Labrus mixtus chromosome 11, fLabMix1.1, whole genome shotgun sequence includes the following:
- the shc1 gene encoding SHC-transforming protein 1 isoform X3 produces the protein MNRLGGASRRARVEGGQLGGDEWTRHGSFVNKPTRGWLHSDSVVSTTGVSYTVRYMGCVEVLQSMRALDFNTRTQVTREAISVVCEAVPGAKGAQRRRKPSSRCMTSILGKSNLQFAGMTISLTISTSSLNLLASDCKQIIANHHMQSISFASGGDPDTAEYVAYVAKDPVNQRACHILECSEGLAQEVISTIGQAFELRFKQYLKNPPKLVTPHDRMAPFDGSAWEEEDDEAAPPPDVPYYNNFPGKQPPPGGLIDMRSRPGATLPYGQPGQNDIHKQPLPPLPVGAKEGGRELFDDPSYVNVDKPRPPVAANGNAHRDAFDMKPFDDALGVSGHGGQSSVTAAPPLVQQLQCETWFHGSLSRREAERLLTRDGDFLVRESGTTPGQYVLTGQQGGQAKHLLLVDPEGVVRTKDHRFESVSHLISYHMDNRLPIVSAGSEVCLQQPVERRA
- the lenep gene encoding lens epithelial cell protein LEP503 produces the protein MHPQRPLPQAMPSSSLGQHLRDMAMGLGQGKNFLGGNVAYGFIQSVKECLYFLLCCWCIKEILD
- the shc1 gene encoding SHC-transforming protein 1 isoform X2 gives rise to the protein MDYMDMNRLGGASRRARVEGGQLGGDEWTRHGSFVNKPTRGWLHSDSVVSTTGVSYTVRYMGCVEVLQSMRALDFNTRTQVTREAISVVCEAVPGAKGAQRRRKPSSRCMTSILGKSNLQFAGMTISLTISTSSLNLLASDCKQIIANHHMQSISFASGGDPDTAEYVAYVAKDPVNQRACHILECSEGLAQEVISTIGQAFELRFKQYLKNPPKLVTPHDRMAPFDGSAWEEEDDEAAPPPDVPYYNNFPGKQPPPGGLIDMRSRPGATLPYGQPGQNDIHKQPLPPLPVGAKEGGRELFDDPSYVNVDKPRPPVAANGNAHRDAFDMKPFDDALGVSGHGGQSSVTAAPPLVQQLQCETWFHGSLSRREAERLLTRDGDFLVRESGTTPGQYVLTGQQGGQAKHLLLVDPEGVVRTKDHRFESVSHLISYHMDNRLPIVSAGSEVCLQQPVERRA